TAGGAAGGTTAAGCTTATAAGCACTGATTCTGTGCATGACCATAAAAGCTATGCCTAGCAACATACCGGGCAAAACTCCTGCCATAAATAAGGCTCCGACATTAGTCTTTGTCATTGCTCCGAACAGAATCATAAAAATGCTTGGTGGAATAATCGGTCCGATCAGTGAACTTCCGGCTGTAAGGCCTGCCGCGTAGGACGGAGGATATCCACCTTTTTTCATGGCTGGAATCATGATGGAACCAACAGCAGAAGCATCCGCAGCTGCGGACCCGTTAACCCCGGCGAATATAATACTGGCAACAACGGTTACGTAGCCGAGCCCGCCCTTGAAGTGTCCGACCAGAGCTTCGGCAAAAGTAAGCAGACGGTTGGTAAGTCCGGCACTTCCCATGAGTTCACCGACTAAAATGAAATAGGGAATTGCCAGTAAGGAGAAAGGCTCCATGCCGCCATAAAACTGTTGAATCATGATGCGGAACTGTGAAAAATCACCGATTAAAGCAAATCCGCTAATCGCTGTTGCCAGCATTGCAGCAAAAAGAGGTAGCCCGCAAATCAGCGCTGCAAAGAAAATTCCGAGGAGAGCTAAACTCATGAGCGGTCCTCCTTACATGTCTCGTCATTTGAGATCGGTATAAATTGCTGCAATATGTATTGAATCAGCATAAGCCCCATGCCGGTCGGTATAGACATAAGTGAGACACTCTTTTTTATTCCAAGAGTCATGATGGTGAACATATGTAATTTTTGGGCATAATTGTAGCCATATATTAGCATGAAGATGAGAATTGCCGCGAAAACGATACGCCTAATAATAGTTACTATCATTCTAGGTGTTTCGGGCAGTCTGTCTACAATGATGCGGATGACCATATGTTCTCCGCGTTTCAGTGCCGGAGCAGCTCCAAGCATAACCATCCAGACTAAAGTTATTCTAGCTAAATCAGTGGTCCACATTGGCGGGCGGTAAAAACGCCCAAAAACTCCAAGCATGACATCAAGTAAGTTGATGATGAGGAGAGCCCCTGCCCCGATCAGGCAGAGGTTCTCTAGTGTGTCAGAGGCTTTTTTGCAAAAACAAGTGACAGATTCCATTTTTATTTTGCTCCCAGAGCATTAGCTTTTGCAGCGTCTTTGATGG
This sequence is a window from Desulfovibrio sp. UCD-KL4C. Protein-coding genes within it:
- a CDS encoding TRAP transporter small permease, with the translated sequence MESVTCFCKKASDTLENLCLIGAGALLIINLLDVMLGVFGRFYRPPMWTTDLARITLVWMVMLGAAPALKRGEHMVIRIIVDRLPETPRMIVTIIRRIVFAAILIFMLIYGYNYAQKLHMFTIMTLGIKKSVSLMSIPTGMGLMLIQYILQQFIPISNDETCKEDRS